The following are encoded together in the Stegostoma tigrinum isolate sSteTig4 chromosome 42, sSteTig4.hap1, whole genome shotgun sequence genome:
- the LOC125449253 gene encoding maestro heat-like repeat-containing protein family member 1: protein MAGCNVENSLKALRDAAFDRDEGVRQQIVQSLRELGARHTELLLTSCLHYLSKHSQLEEEHRAVILQAMRLVAEDAGDRVSELMAKKLVAAAAQELVRPDEVLSEASKLAYSDLLVALGGSYPEEVLDETLRSFRADKLPDASVIRTVARLALANGSGMAPYLAATFEALIPMLNHAKTDKMRLTLASALGLLSRSVLQHQETPTEPAIKKASFQREIDAAYDTLFNVWLPLKDPRLRLEVLSTLGDMAQVMGSQKLQEELPKLLPAVLSLYKKQQEPFHVSHFLRRVLEVARQADPRGLEPQVDGLLNPLHHQVCQPADPDSKLAPGNQEELLACFSLATRASPDSVLKFLVHKLANSERNRLGTLAILRHLVVTEHQSLEGRRAAILAGMKGPLQDPTNRVKRALLELIEALADQGYLELEGGGAVVEFVVCQCGLAEPRLPAKAGEVTDSELKEMAEDLLSRMAGSNRLIPVLWPSLLEYVTPVHYTHALAAVCRALGLLVSGKRRSGLEVFELNYDKRPSLPSPQALVARLLVATSLPYEGQQRGAAALQLLLALGPTIHPALESLWAAEMPTLLRYVAEHSEKSVAQQQWEKNLLLLLFRTVEAVGDTRWTCHLGEEMTNQINAWQSAPVAYARVSQEKQFLYKCLGIVLQHTQSIETIHQQLQEMLLSVQHSEALEREGVAIGIGFCAMTHFDKTLARLEEFVRLDALKKTISFLNSLMEKVDGDIEKMKSTLILCYGYVALYAPEDLLMPRLETGILQHVVSLSNTKVLGIRVETKDPMIKLSLIKAVTLIAKAVYANRWRQSYPFARRGELLATMQGLIKAEPRAQLKTPVRHMAMTACMCLIKLEPLVNRAYMTELIKTCLDSVLGLQPLEKAREEGEEDKEREILYRETIAALQGLLNEILMHVLSPDGLQAVFKHVEGWVISTRDQERERALDITAKLTALYLEKMVLRSEVEFSHLGTMVGRLVPRCTDPVLRVRQLAMGSIYTLFYIHLRYAGLREGDADELVEHLKAIGTRLDQSDSQQLLRVCSDLAKVIARRLPQEQVSTLLFVLFEGLDDHHVSCSSAASIVMNTVIRSCGSVLEGHVSEILKALYIRLQWITGEQVKLSMVHFICVLASQNTAEVISCLLCTPLPFDRYTCDIWRALAGEATLSMRCMELLLEALGKHLVPVGRAAGSPVHKSGAMCSALEPLAIICALSEMLLNPESAGPVRGLYAQLFSTLLLHLSSSVGVEFPKELFNAGNPRDWKLSPRPKQSTVDVCSYSMETLKAVMAAARTESVVDAMEESGGWTLLRSSERHHEGVALLARAVARHVKPQLAAIAHQLASALPSTPKSQRVTLAAFLGELLGEPAACELQLTDVLLASLLSCAEDVVPIVRLISVRALGNVADGDPGKVGLYASRLVGAMVASISGSEDPRDLIKLEAMGGLVRLMAQLDEGQVHGLLADVILAAQPLFEHADDRVRCGAFRLFGSLSRFGAGDLRQIYVEQVHASLVSLILHLNDGSAEVAGACKAALRSAGPLVGSDSLCSLFHCELTDGGRLDYWAFLKSLAKLVAEDFPAKVNIYLVVAATFFKSLLPEIRGNAVIFAACLLRKLPAKYHQAAANSNICSDVVAMLQDPVPSVRAKVAKALSLLH, encoded by the coding sequence ATGGCCGGTTGCAACGTGGAGAATTCGCTCAAGGCACTGCGGGACGCGGCCTTCGACAGGGACGAGGGGGTGCGTCAGCAGATAGTGCAGTCGCTCCGGGAGCTGGGGGCCCGTCACACAGAGCTGCTGCTCACCTCCTGCCTCCACTACCTAAGCAAGCACAGCCAACTGGAGGAGGAGCACCGGGCCGTCATCCTGCAGGCCATGAGGCTGGTGGCGGAAGACGCCGGCGACCGGGTCAGCGAGTTGATGGCCAAGAAGCTGGTGGCGGCAGCGGCTCAGGAGCTGGTGCGGCCAGACGAGGTCCTGAGCGAGGCCTCGAAGTTGGCCTACAGCGACCTGCTGGTGGCCCTGGGGGGCAGCTACCCCGAGGAGGTCCTGGACGAGACGCTGAGGAGCTTCAGGGCCGACAAGCTGCCGGATGCTTCCGTCATACGGACGGTGGCGCGCCTGGCCTTGGCCAACGGGAGCGGCATGGCACCATACCTGGCCGCCACGTTTGAGGCCCTCATTCCCATGCTGAACCACGCTAAGACGGACAAGATGAGGCTCACCCTGGCTTCGGCCTTGGGCCTGCTCAGCCGCAGCGTCCTCCAGCACCAGGAGACGCCGACAGAGCCGGCGATCAAGAAAGCCTCCTTCCAGCGCGAGATCGACGCGGCCTATGACACGCTGTTCAATGTCTGGCTACCGCTCAAGGACCCCAGGCTACGACTGGAGGTTCTGTCCACGCTGGGCGACATGGCGCAGGTCATGGGCAGCCAGAAGCTGCAGGAGGAGTTGCCCAAGCTGCTGCCTGCTGTCCTCTCGCTCTACAAGAAACAGCAGGAGCCCTTTCACGTCAGCCACTTCCTGCGCCGGGTCCTGGAGGTGGCGCGCCAGGCTGACCCGCGGGGCCTGGAGCCCCAGGTGGACGGCCTGCTGAACCCACTCCACCACCAGGTCTGCCAGCCGGCTGACCCGGACAGCAAGCTAGCGCCCGGCAACCAAGAGGAGCTGCTTGCCTGCTTCTCCCTGGCGACTCGGGCCTCCCCAGACTCGGTGCTCAAGTTCCTGGTCCACAAGCTGGCCAACAGCGAGCGGAACCGCCTGGgcacccttgccatcctcaggcACCTTGTGGTCACGGAGCACCAGTCCCTGGAGGGCAGGAGGGCTGCCATATTGGCCGGCATGAAGGGTCCCCTTCAGGACCCCACCAACCGCGTCAAGAGGGCGCTGCTGGAGCTCATCGAGGCCCTGGCTGACCAGGGATACCTGGAGCTGGAGGGAGGGGGCGCCGTGGTGGAGTTTGTGGTGTGCCAGTGTGGCTTGGCCGAGCCACGGCTCCCGGCCAAGGCCGGAGAGGTGACTGACAGCGAGCTGAAGGAGATGGCGGAGGATCTGCTGAGCCGGATGGCTGGGTCCAACAGGCTGATTCCCGTGCTGTGGCCTTCGCTGCTGGAGTATGTGACGCCAGTGCACTATACCCATGCCTTGGCGGCTGTCTGCCGCGCCCTAGGGCTCCTGGTGTCTGGGAAGCGGCGCTCGGGCCTCGAGGTCTTTGAACTCAACTACGACAAGCGGCCGAGCCTGCCATCCCCTCAGGCCTTGGTGGCCCGCCTCCTGGTGGCCACCTCCCTGCCCTACGAGGGGCAGCAACGGGGGGCAGCCGCTCTCCAGCTCCTCCTGGCCCTGGGCCCCACCATCCACCCGGCGCTGGAGAGCCTCTGGGCAGCTGAGATGCCCACTTTGCTGAGGTATGTGGCTGAACACAGCGAGAAGTCGGTGGCCCAGCAGCAGTGGGAGAAGAATCTGCTGCTCCTCCTCTTCCGGACGGTGGAGGCGGTCGGAGATACCCGCTGGACCTGCCACCTGGGTGAGGAGATGACCAATCAGATCAACGCCTGGCAGAGCGCCCCTGTGGCATACGCCCGGGTCTCGCAGGAGAAGCAGTTCCTCTACAAGTGCCTCGGTATCGTGCTGCAGCACACCCAGAGCATCGAGACCATCCACCAGCAGCTCCAGGAGATGCTGCTGAGCGTCCAACACAGCGAGGCCTTGGAGCGCGAGGGGGTGGCCATTGGCATTGGCTTCTGCGCCATGACCCACTTCGACAAGACCCTGGCGAGACTGGAGGAGTTTGTTCGGCTGGATGCCCTGAAGAAGACAATCAGCTTCCTCAACAGCCTAATGGAGAAGGTGGACGGCGACATCGAGAAGATGAAGAGCACGCTGATCCTGTGCTATGGCTACGTGGCGCTCTACGCGCCCGAGGACCTCCTGATGCCCCGGCTGGAGACTGGCATCCTGCAACATGTCGTCAGCCTCTCCAACACTAAGGTGCTGGGCATCAGGGTGGAGACCAAAGACCCGATGATCAAGCTGAGCCTGATCAAGGCCGTGACCCTGATTGCCAAGGCTGTCTATGCCAACCGATGGCGCCAATCCTACCCCTTCGCCCGAAGGGGCGAACTCCTGGCCACCATGCAGGGTCTGATCAAGGCAGAGCCCAGGGCACAGCTCAAGACCCCAGTCCGCCACATGGCCATGACCGCCTGCATGTGCCTCATCAAACTGGAGCCCTTGGTCAACCGGGCCTACATGACCGAGCTGATCAAGACCTGCCTGGATAGTGTGCTGGGCCTACAGCCCCTGGAGAAGGCCAGGGAAGAGGGCGAGGAGGACAAGGAGCGTGAGATCCTGTACCGTGAGACGATAGCAGCCCTCCAGGGCCTGCTGAACGAGATCCTGATGCATGTGCTGTCCCCCGATGGGCTGCAGGCCGTCTTCAAGCACGTGGAGGGCTGGGTCATCTCCACCCGGGACCAGGAGCGGGAGCGGGCGCTGGACATCACTGCCAAGCTGACCGCCCTCTAcctggagaagatggtgctgCGTTCGGAGGTGGAGTTCAGCCACCTGGGCACCATGGTGGGGCGGCTGGTGCCCAGGTGCACCGACCCAGTGCTGAGGGTACGGCAGCTGGCCATGGGCAGCATCTACACCCTGTTTTACATCCACCTGCGTTACGCCGGGCTGCGGGAGGGTGACGCCGACGAGCTGGTGGAGCACCTCAAGGCCATCGGCACCCGTCTGGACCAGTCGGACAGCCAGCAGCTGCTGCGGGTGTGCTCAGACCTGGCCAAAGTCATTGCGCGGCGCCTCCCCCAGGAGCAGGTCAGCACGCTGCTCTTCGTGCTGTTCGAGGGCCTGGACGACCACCACGTCAGTTGCTCCAGCGCTGCCTCCATTGTCATGAACACAGTCATCCGATCCTGTGGCTCTGTGCTGGAGGGCCACGTCTCTGAAATCCTTAAGGCCCTCTACATCCGGCTGCAGTGGATCACCGGGGAGCAGGTCAAGCTCTCCATGGTGCACTTCATCTGCGTCCTGGCATCGCAGAACACCGCCGAGGTCATCTCCTGCCTGCTGTGCACCCCGCTGCCCTTCGACAGGTACACCTGCGACATCTGGCGGGCGCTGGCTGGTGAGGCCACCCTGTCCATGCGCTGCATGGAGCTGCTGCTGGAGGCCTTAGGCAAGCACTTGGTGCCCGTCGGCCGGGCAGCTGGCTCCCCAGTGCACAAGAGTGGGGCCATGTGTTCGGCCCTGGAGCCCCTGGCCATCATCTGCGCCCTCAGCGAGATGCTGCTGAACCCGGAGTCGGCTGGGCCCGTCAGGGGGCTCTACGCCCAGCTCTTCAGCACCTTGCTACTCCATCTCAGCTCCAGCGTTGGGGTGGAGTTCCCCAAGGAGCTCTTCAATGCTGGCAACCCCAGGGACTGGAAGCTCTCGCCGCGCCCCAAGCAGAGTACCGTGGACGTCTGCAGCTACTCGATGGAGACCCTGAAGGCGGTGATGGCGGCGGCCCGCACCGAGAGCGTGGTCGACGCCATGGAGGAGTCCGGGGGCTGGACCCTGCTCCGGAGCTCGGAGAGGCACCACGAGGGCGTGGCCCTGCTGGCCCGCGCCGTGGCCCGCCACGTCAAGCCACAGCTGGCTGCCATTGCTCACCAGCTCGCCTCCGCCCTGCCCAGCACTCCCAAGTCACAGAGGGTGACACTGGCAGCCTTTCTGGGCGAGCTGCTGGGCGAGCCGGCGGCCTGCGAGTTGCAGCTCACCGACGTGCTACTGGCCAGCCTGCTGAGCTGCGCCGAGGATGTGGTGCCGATAGTCAGGCTCATCAGTGTCCGGGCCCTGGGCAATGTGGCGGACGGGGACCCAGGCAAGGTGGGCCTGTACGCCTCCAGGCTGGTGGGCGCCATGGTCGCCAGCATCAGCGGCAGCGAGGACCCCCGTGACCTCATCAAGCTGGAGGCCATGGGCGGCCTGGTCCGCCTGATGGCGCAGCTGGACGAAGGGCAGGTCCACGGCCTTCTCGCCGACGTCATCCTGGCTGCCCAGCCTCTCTTCGAGCACGCCGACGACCGCGTGCGCTGCGGGGCCTTTCGGCTCTTCGGCAGCCTGTCGCGCTTCGGCGCGGGGGACCTGAGGCAGATCTATGTGGAGCAGGTCCACGCCAGCTTGGTCAGTCTCATCCTGCACCTGAACGATGGCAGCGCGGAGGTGGCCGGGGCCTGCAAGGCCGCGCTGCGCTCGGCTGGGCCTCTGGTGGGCTCCGACAGCCTGTGCTCCCTCTTCCACTGCGAGCTGACCGACGGCGGGAGGCTGGACTACTGGGCCTTCCTCAAGTCCCTGGCCAAGCTGGTGGCCGAGGACTTCCCAGCCAAGGTCAACATCTACCTCGTGGTGGCAGCCACCTTCTTCAAGAGCCTGCTGCCCGAGATCCGCGGCAACGCTGTCATCTTCGCCGCCTGCCTGCTCCGGAAGCTACCGGCGAAGTACCACCAGGCCGCGGCCAACAGCAACATCTGCTCCGACGTGGTGGCCATGCTGCAGGACCCGGTGCCCAGCGTGCGGGCGAAGGTGGCCAAagccctcagcctcctccactgA
- the LOC125449210 gene encoding malate dehydrogenase, cytoplasmic-like isoform X1, which produces MADPVKVLVTGASGPIAYSLLPRIASGEVFGRQQPVFLVLMDLPTMWGVLSGVAMELQDCAFELLQGVTVTDRDDVAFRDVDVAVLLGAMPKAQSVENNDQFKCSVQILRSQGKALDTYAKKTVKVLAVGSPANTNCLVAMMSAPSIPPANFSCLTRLDQNRAQARLALALGTGARAVRNVIVWGNSSGMLHPDFEHAMVTCDSRPFRLPGGSVTVRHFLVGQAARQRGETMMGCAMSVVSAICDHLRALWSGTQEGELLSMGVLSNGNSYGVPEQLIYSFPVSVKDGNWQIVPGLRVSDDSRLRMAQSARELVKERERALRALVTSESFILGPNRLIGDSEPS; this is translated from the exons GCTGACCCAGTGAAGGTGCTGGTGACAGGAGCTTCCGGTCCAATTGCCTACTCCCTGCTCCCCAGGATAGCCAGCGGAGAGGTGTTCGGGAGGCAGCAG CCTGTATTTCTGGTCCTGATGGACCTCCCCACGATGTGGGGTGTGTTGTCAGGGGTCGCGATGGAGCTGCAAGACTGTGCTTTTGAACTCCTTCAAG GAGTGACTGTGACAGACCGTGATGACGTGGCCTTCagagatgtggatgttgctgttCTGCTTGGAGCAATGCCCAAGGCACAGAGCGTGGAGAACAATGACCAGTTCAAGTGCAGTGTTCAGATATTGAGGTCCCAGGGGAAGGCTTTAGACACATATGCCAAGAAGACAGTCAAG GTTCTGGCGGTAGGCAGCCCTGCCAACACCAATTGCCTCGTCGCCATGATGTCAGCACCATCTATCCCACCGGCGAATTTCTCCTGCCTGACGCGACTGGACCAGAACCGAGCTCAGGCCCGG CTGGCCCTCGCCCTGGGGACCGGCGCAAGAGCCGTGCGGAACGTGATCGTCTGGGGCAACTCTTCGGGCATGCTGCACCCTGACTTCGAGCACGCCATGGTCACATGTGACTCCCGTCCGTTCAGGCTGCCTGGAGGCTCTGTTACGGTGAGGCACTTTTTGGTGGGGCAG GCTGCCCGACAGCGAGGGGAAACTATGATGGGCTGCGCCATGTCAGTTGTGAGTGCCATCTGTGACCACCTGCGGGCGCTGTGGTCTGGGACACAGGAG GGCGAGTTGTTGTCGATGGGAGTCCTCTCTAATGGAAATTCCTATGGAGTTCCTGAGCAGcttatttattcttttccagtGTCTGTAAAG GATGGTAATTGGCAGATCGTGCCTGGCCTGAGGGTTTCTGATGACTCCCGGTTAAGGATGGCCCAGTCAGCCCGGGAGCTGGTCAAGGAGCGGGAGAGAGCCCTGAGAGCACTG GTAACCTCTGAGAGCTTCATTCTGGGACCTAACAGATTGATCGGAGATTCAGAGCCAAGCTGA
- the LOC125449210 gene encoding malate dehydrogenase, cytoplasmic-like isoform X2, producing MADPVKVLVTGASGPIAYSLLPRIASGEVFGRQQPVFLVLMDLPTMWGVLSGVAMELQDCAFELLQGVTVTDRDDVAFRDVDVAVLLGAMPKAQSVENNDQFKCSVQILRSQGKALDTYAKKTVKVLAVGSPANTNCLVAMMSAPSIPPANFSCLTRLDQNRAQARLALALGTGARAVRNVIVWGNSSGMLHPDFEHAMVTCDSRPFRLPGGSVTVRHFLVGQAARQRGETMMGCAMSVVSAICDHLRALWSGTQEGELLSMGVLSNGNSYGVPEQLIYSFPVSVKDGNWQIVPGLRVSDDSRLRMAQSARELVKERERALRALVRSNL from the exons GCTGACCCAGTGAAGGTGCTGGTGACAGGAGCTTCCGGTCCAATTGCCTACTCCCTGCTCCCCAGGATAGCCAGCGGAGAGGTGTTCGGGAGGCAGCAG CCTGTATTTCTGGTCCTGATGGACCTCCCCACGATGTGGGGTGTGTTGTCAGGGGTCGCGATGGAGCTGCAAGACTGTGCTTTTGAACTCCTTCAAG GAGTGACTGTGACAGACCGTGATGACGTGGCCTTCagagatgtggatgttgctgttCTGCTTGGAGCAATGCCCAAGGCACAGAGCGTGGAGAACAATGACCAGTTCAAGTGCAGTGTTCAGATATTGAGGTCCCAGGGGAAGGCTTTAGACACATATGCCAAGAAGACAGTCAAG GTTCTGGCGGTAGGCAGCCCTGCCAACACCAATTGCCTCGTCGCCATGATGTCAGCACCATCTATCCCACCGGCGAATTTCTCCTGCCTGACGCGACTGGACCAGAACCGAGCTCAGGCCCGG CTGGCCCTCGCCCTGGGGACCGGCGCAAGAGCCGTGCGGAACGTGATCGTCTGGGGCAACTCTTCGGGCATGCTGCACCCTGACTTCGAGCACGCCATGGTCACATGTGACTCCCGTCCGTTCAGGCTGCCTGGAGGCTCTGTTACGGTGAGGCACTTTTTGGTGGGGCAG GCTGCCCGACAGCGAGGGGAAACTATGATGGGCTGCGCCATGTCAGTTGTGAGTGCCATCTGTGACCACCTGCGGGCGCTGTGGTCTGGGACACAGGAG GGCGAGTTGTTGTCGATGGGAGTCCTCTCTAATGGAAATTCCTATGGAGTTCCTGAGCAGcttatttattcttttccagtGTCTGTAAAG GATGGTAATTGGCAGATCGTGCCTGGCCTGAGGGTTTCTGATGACTCCCGGTTAAGGATGGCCCAGTCAGCCCGGGAGCTGGTCAAGGAGCGGGAGAGAGCCCTGAGAGCACTGGTGAGGA GTAACCTCTGA